One window of the Sphaerochaeta associata genome contains the following:
- a CDS encoding PAS domain-containing protein, translating to MELIHNSDGRLEQLKQYLGLLCTGTTDKQTYLKYAPVLESATAFEANSALESVLSQASDVTVHTVAVARFIRSIGKGLESQKLEVYPKDSLFAALDEENQLIVHSMEALQLLAKDLQSKKSTDLSPLLERTASFTQIQDHYERKQNELFPLFEKASTEHSCVKLMWSIQDTALGLQKEVLAYDGKDLGKLWKVFGQFYVQVGVLSYREQYILLPVAYRALATQKDAPKESLQLNNFVSRTGSLSQQELERIFSVLPFDIAFIGSDDRLKFYSDPPHRIFVRTPEVIGRLVQNCHPPKSVGTVQAILDSFKEGREDSAEFYLMMRGKFIHIQYYAVRSTDGRYLGCMEVTQDATHLRSLSGEKRLL from the coding sequence ATGGAACTGATACACAACAGCGATGGACGACTTGAACAACTGAAACAGTATTTGGGACTTCTTTGTACCGGCACAACGGATAAGCAAACATATCTGAAGTATGCGCCGGTGTTGGAGAGCGCCACTGCTTTCGAGGCCAACAGTGCATTGGAATCGGTACTTTCCCAAGCCTCCGATGTAACGGTGCACACAGTCGCAGTCGCTCGTTTCATTCGTTCCATCGGCAAAGGTTTGGAAAGCCAGAAGCTTGAGGTTTATCCAAAGGACTCGTTGTTCGCTGCTTTGGATGAGGAAAACCAGTTGATTGTGCATTCCATGGAGGCGTTGCAGCTTCTCGCAAAGGATCTGCAGAGTAAAAAGAGCACCGACCTTTCGCCTCTGCTTGAACGCACAGCCTCTTTCACCCAGATTCAAGATCATTATGAACGGAAGCAGAATGAACTGTTCCCGCTCTTTGAGAAGGCGAGCACCGAGCACAGCTGTGTCAAGTTGATGTGGTCCATCCAGGACACGGCCCTTGGGTTGCAGAAAGAGGTGCTTGCCTACGATGGAAAGGACCTTGGCAAGCTTTGGAAGGTCTTCGGGCAGTTTTATGTACAGGTAGGAGTATTGAGTTATCGGGAACAGTATATACTGCTTCCAGTCGCATACCGGGCTCTTGCCACACAGAAAGATGCCCCAAAAGAGTCTCTGCAACTCAACAATTTTGTAAGCAGGACCGGTTCCTTGTCGCAACAAGAATTGGAACGCATTTTCTCGGTTTTGCCGTTTGATATCGCTTTCATCGGCAGCGATGACCGTCTGAAGTTCTATTCAGACCCTCCCCATCGCATTTTTGTACGTACTCCAGAAGTCATCGGGCGCCTTGTACAAAACTGCCACCCTCCCAAGAGTGTGGGCACCGTCCAAGCCATCCTCGACTCCTTCAAGGAAGGAAGGGAGGATTCGGCTGAATTTTATTTGATGATGAGAGGGAAGTTCATCCACATCCAGTACTACGCAGTGCGTAGTACTGATGGTCGGTACCTGGGGTGTATGGAAGTTACCCAGGATGCAACACATCTCAGGTCTCTTAGCGGCGAGAAGCGGTTGCTTTAG
- a CDS encoding LCCL domain-containing protein, whose amino-acid sequence MKTCALRVMSILLLIGLFIGCTSGGFEIGPGGPNLHLEFSKEASQDEPEMVEEEEEASPTQTVKGERPSLAAWDQNPEAFTHIIGDRVTLELPPNGFEGSIWGLGEYTTDSSIGTAAVHMGLITFQKGGAVTIEITDGRTHYGGLLRNGVVSSSYESWPLSFVFVDEQGRHITLEATGGVSIEWSTSIRELGLETAERMKVTLPAGGIEKEVWGSDPYTGDTPIGSAAVHKGLLTFAGGGTVTVEMLPMRSFFGGSERNGIASQEYDAPNDAFTFVR is encoded by the coding sequence ATGAAAACATGTGCATTGAGGGTGATGAGCATTCTTTTGCTCATCGGTCTGTTCATCGGCTGTACGTCCGGAGGGTTTGAAATCGGTCCGGGAGGACCAAATCTGCATTTGGAATTTTCCAAGGAGGCGAGCCAAGATGAGCCCGAGATGGTTGAAGAGGAGGAAGAAGCCTCTCCAACGCAAACGGTCAAGGGCGAACGGCCTTCACTGGCAGCCTGGGATCAGAACCCGGAAGCCTTCACCCATATCATCGGGGACCGGGTTACGCTTGAACTTCCCCCCAACGGATTCGAAGGCAGCATCTGGGGATTGGGAGAATACACCACCGACAGCAGCATCGGCACCGCAGCAGTACACATGGGCTTGATCACATTCCAAAAAGGTGGTGCGGTAACCATAGAAATCACCGATGGGCGTACCCATTACGGCGGTTTGCTTCGCAACGGAGTGGTATCGAGCAGCTATGAGTCGTGGCCTTTGAGCTTTGTGTTTGTTGATGAGCAGGGTCGTCACATCACCTTGGAGGCAACCGGTGGAGTTTCGATAGAGTGGTCCACTTCCATCCGAGAGCTCGGACTGGAAACCGCTGAACGAATGAAAGTCACCCTTCCTGCCGGCGGAATCGAGAAAGAAGTCTGGGGCTCCGATCCCTATACCGGGGATACACCGATTGGAAGCGCCGCAGTCCATAAGGGCCTGCTGACCTTTGCAGGGGGAGGCACTGTCACCGTGGAGATGCTGCCGATGCGCTCATTCTTTGGCGGGTCCGAGAGAAACGGCATTGCCTCACAAGAGTATGATGCTCCCAACGATGCCTTCACGTTCGTTCGCTGA
- a CDS encoding CPBP family glutamic-type intramembrane protease: protein MKIHTKALHFGLKLLPVGVVCSIYLAMTNINAMRVAGVQAPTALLIFASIIQIALIYTLVLSYLGYLLAEKTGLLKSFTFKRKESLYTILVGFGCALVMISDYYIFAPRIAQVQAAYAKESFTLVSLLFSMLYGGIIEEIMLRFFFLSLLVFMLDLLGGRTRAQKPIPAWFYLIANLIAALLFALGHLPATKMAFGEITSLLLMRTLLLNGVLGFVFGLLYWKKGLQYAMLAHALTHLFNQALLRFFIL from the coding sequence ATGAAAATTCACACGAAAGCCCTGCATTTTGGATTGAAACTGCTGCCAGTCGGTGTGGTATGCAGCATCTATCTCGCCATGACGAATATCAACGCCATGCGAGTTGCCGGCGTACAAGCACCGACGGCACTCCTTATCTTTGCTTCCATCATCCAAATAGCCTTGATCTATACCTTGGTTCTTTCCTATCTGGGATACCTGCTTGCCGAGAAAACCGGACTGCTCAAGAGTTTTACCTTCAAGCGAAAAGAGAGCCTGTACACCATTCTGGTCGGCTTCGGCTGCGCCTTGGTGATGATCAGCGACTACTACATCTTTGCACCGAGAATAGCGCAGGTACAGGCGGCCTATGCCAAGGAATCCTTCACCCTCGTATCCCTGCTCTTCTCCATGCTGTATGGCGGCATCATCGAGGAGATCATGCTGAGATTCTTCTTCCTTTCGCTGCTGGTGTTCATGCTGGACTTGTTGGGAGGAAGAACCAGAGCACAGAAGCCGATTCCTGCTTGGTTCTACCTGATTGCCAACCTCATCGCCGCCTTGCTTTTCGCTCTCGGTCACCTTCCTGCAACCAAAATGGCTTTTGGCGAGATTACCTCCCTTTTGCTGATGCGCACCTTGTTGCTCAATGGGGTGTTGGGGTTTGTCTTCGGTCTCTTGTACTGGAAGAAGGGATTGCAATACGCGATGCTCGCTCATGCCCTCACCCATCTTTTCAACCAAGCGTTGCTGCGCTTCTTCATCCTCTGA
- a CDS encoding alpha/beta hydrolase fold domain-containing protein, producing the protein MDIRSLLLFLGILTAFSIAVRVREKRSASSFMSEQLLYLRVRQSLVPVHKSLEELAQISRQSYTLPLGLSLLVSVEEFTFEHMQVFSLGSAQAANLVFFLHGGAYVEQPTFAHWIFLERLIRLSGCRMIVPIYPKAPDHHVDEVLPSLLRLFLMQESEHITLMGDSAGGGLALALAQSMDEKQKRSLEHLILISPWLDIELTNPSTSFLQKQDPMLSKEELLRYGKAWRGDTDAKDWRVSPLFGSLADLPPTTLFIGTHELFLADARSFWRKAKEEATMLEYHEGKRMNHDYPLFPIPEARRAQKRIAAIIGGRP; encoded by the coding sequence ATGGATATCCGCTCTCTCTTGCTGTTCCTTGGAATTCTGACAGCCTTTTCCATTGCTGTGAGAGTAAGGGAGAAGCGAAGTGCTTCCAGCTTCATGAGCGAGCAACTGCTCTATTTGAGAGTCCGTCAAAGCCTGGTTCCTGTCCATAAAAGTCTTGAAGAACTGGCACAAATCAGTCGCCAAAGCTATACCCTTCCCCTTGGATTGAGCCTGCTTGTCAGCGTTGAGGAGTTTACCTTCGAACATATGCAGGTCTTCAGTCTCGGCAGTGCTCAAGCTGCAAATCTTGTGTTCTTCCTGCATGGCGGCGCATATGTTGAGCAACCTACCTTTGCACACTGGATTTTTCTGGAAAGGCTGATACGCCTCTCTGGTTGTCGCATGATCGTCCCCATCTATCCCAAGGCTCCAGACCATCATGTCGATGAGGTTCTTCCCTCCCTGCTTCGTCTCTTCCTGATGCAGGAGAGTGAGCACATCACACTCATGGGCGATTCGGCGGGCGGAGGACTTGCCCTCGCTCTCGCCCAGAGTATGGATGAAAAACAAAAAAGAAGCCTCGAACACCTCATTCTCATCTCACCTTGGCTGGATATCGAGCTTACCAATCCCTCCACGTCATTCCTTCAAAAGCAAGATCCCATGCTCAGCAAAGAAGAACTGCTGCGTTATGGAAAGGCTTGGAGAGGCGACACCGATGCCAAGGATTGGCGGGTGAGTCCGCTCTTCGGCTCTCTTGCCGATCTGCCGCCGACGACCCTCTTCATCGGAACGCATGAGCTTTTCCTTGCCGATGCCCGCTCTTTCTGGAGGAAGGCAAAAGAGGAGGCGACCATGCTCGAATACCACGAGGGGAAACGCATGAATCATGACTACCCGCTCTTCCCCATCCCTGAAGCACGCCGTGCACAAAAAAGAATCGCTGCCATCATAGGAGGTCGGCCATGA
- a CDS encoding putative bifunctional diguanylate cyclase/phosphodiesterase, with the protein MRSTRSYSTWKALPNKGVHTQRKIHVALRLMLLGLPIVLIIILAFFLFYTRLYSLLDAEKQTQYESRARQCANLITYQISSDQNRLASLAHSLSNLTIQQSLEIVEGLDNAALTLITENIPSEVMPFAVDALSVVHRFAFLSSDGNQALLQLKLDPILYQAILECPEHAKASRMIWANERGEIIWQSKSEEQLFEDKTLATLFPAWSEGMTQSLLMKTDSSFVAIIPLGDGNGYFVLESQDRLLEMAYLTILQASLSMAVLVSLLLLSLLFYLLYKDYVYEQSLMHLAFEDELTGLPNKNHFVQEAAQLLGRARSPYAVIILDIGKFKLINDHFGYAFGDSMLLHFSKVLPRYTTKDGVCARLSGDKFILLCSYREKETLERRISVITEELKRFSFPGSSPFQLDILIGISLIEGNAVPINAAIDRALFALSALKERQTSGSLYYDEVLRSELLEESELEKVFAKAIKDGEFYVVLQPKYSLQTRRLVGCEALVRWDHPGKGRLAPSQFIPLLEKHNLLVTLDMFVLEQVCTLIKGWQNKGLPIFPISVNQSRSYLFNTHYERTLVDLIDRYGVSHQLIEFELTESLFLNDVKHLSLVLASLRSHSFLVSIDDFGSGYSSLTMLKDVGIDVIKLDQGFLKGTDEHHRGKVVVQHVIAMAKQLGITTVAEGVETSEQAQMLQLLGCDVVQGYFFSHPLEISEYEALLIDDRLPSS; encoded by the coding sequence ATGCGAAGCACCCGCTCATATAGCACGTGGAAGGCACTGCCGAACAAAGGTGTGCATACGCAACGTAAAATTCATGTTGCCTTGCGGCTCATGCTCTTGGGTCTTCCTATCGTCTTGATTATCATCCTGGCATTTTTTCTCTTCTATACACGTCTGTATTCCCTGCTGGATGCAGAGAAACAGACCCAATATGAGAGCCGTGCCCGCCAGTGTGCAAACCTCATCACCTACCAGATATCGTCCGACCAAAACAGGCTGGCATCACTTGCCCATTCGCTCTCAAATCTCACGATCCAGCAAAGCCTCGAGATTGTGGAAGGCTTGGACAATGCAGCTCTCACCCTTATCACCGAGAATATTCCATCGGAAGTGATGCCTTTCGCCGTTGATGCGCTTTCCGTCGTTCACCGCTTCGCATTCCTATCGTCCGATGGAAACCAGGCACTTCTGCAACTCAAGCTCGACCCGATTCTCTACCAAGCGATACTCGAGTGCCCGGAACATGCAAAAGCTTCCCGTATGATCTGGGCGAACGAGCGCGGCGAAATTATCTGGCAGTCCAAGTCAGAAGAGCAGCTGTTTGAGGACAAGACGTTGGCGACTTTGTTTCCCGCTTGGTCGGAAGGGATGACGCAGAGTTTGCTGATGAAAACCGATTCATCGTTTGTCGCCATTATCCCGCTGGGAGATGGAAATGGGTACTTTGTCCTGGAGAGCCAAGACCGCTTGCTGGAAATGGCCTATCTGACCATTCTGCAGGCCTCGCTCTCCATGGCCGTCCTTGTTTCTCTACTGTTGCTCTCACTGCTGTTCTATCTGCTCTACAAGGACTATGTATACGAGCAATCGCTTATGCATCTTGCGTTTGAGGATGAGCTGACCGGACTGCCCAACAAGAACCATTTCGTCCAAGAAGCGGCGCAGCTGCTTGGGCGGGCACGTAGTCCGTACGCCGTCATTATCCTTGACATCGGCAAGTTCAAACTGATCAACGACCATTTCGGATACGCCTTCGGGGATTCCATGTTGCTGCATTTTTCCAAAGTCCTGCCCCGTTATACCACCAAGGACGGTGTTTGTGCTCGACTGAGCGGAGACAAGTTCATTCTTTTGTGCAGTTACCGGGAGAAGGAGACCTTGGAACGGAGAATCAGCGTGATAACCGAAGAACTCAAGCGCTTTTCATTTCCCGGCTCTTCGCCCTTCCAACTGGATATTTTAATCGGGATTTCCCTGATTGAAGGCAATGCGGTTCCTATCAATGCAGCAATCGATAGGGCTCTCTTCGCGCTTTCAGCCTTGAAGGAGCGTCAGACGAGCGGGAGCCTTTACTACGATGAAGTATTGCGTTCAGAGCTGCTTGAGGAGAGCGAGCTTGAGAAGGTCTTTGCCAAAGCAATCAAGGACGGTGAGTTCTATGTGGTGCTCCAGCCCAAGTACTCGCTGCAAACCCGCCGGCTGGTAGGCTGCGAGGCCTTGGTTCGATGGGACCATCCAGGCAAAGGACGTTTGGCTCCCTCTCAATTCATCCCGCTTTTGGAGAAACATAATCTCTTGGTGACCTTGGATATGTTCGTCCTGGAACAGGTGTGCACCCTGATCAAGGGGTGGCAGAACAAAGGACTGCCGATTTTCCCGATCTCGGTCAATCAATCGCGTTCCTACCTCTTCAATACCCATTATGAGCGTACGTTGGTCGATTTGATCGACCGCTATGGAGTTTCCCACCAACTCATCGAATTCGAGCTGACCGAGAGTCTGTTCCTCAACGATGTGAAGCACTTGTCGCTGGTATTGGCCTCTCTGCGCAGCCACTCCTTCCTGGTTTCCATAGATGATTTCGGCAGCGGGTACTCATCGCTTACCATGCTCAAGGATGTGGGCATCGATGTGATCAAGCTTGACCAGGGCTTTCTCAAGGGGACCGATGAGCACCATCGGGGGAAGGTGGTCGTACAACACGTCATCGCCATGGCAAAGCAGCTGGGCATCACAACCGTCGCCGAGGGTGTCGAAACAAGTGAACAGGCACAGATGCTCCAGCTGCTGGGCTGTGATGTGGTGCAAGGGTACTTCTTCAGCCATCCTTTGGAGATATCAGAATATGAGGCGTTGCTTATCGATGACCGTCTCCCTTCCTCCTGA
- a CDS encoding AEC family transporter gives MIAESFLQMLPILLVVLGGYLVSGLYSIKVQDLVKVVSDFFLPALIFISLTESNLSGQAIADMAKASAVVCILLFAAAFLWAKLAKEDIRSAVPPLVFMNSGFLGIPLMKLWGGLEAMNLILIYDQVQGMFMFTLGIMVITGGFSKKSFLSMLHSPILWSVALGFLFRLTPLSMPQSLVNTFTFAGEAASPLAAFALGVSIRTIQYTFSWNLIGALLLRFVGGYLIGYVAVLAFGLTGLARTVVLVSTALPSAMFTSILPLRYGLPNQFASTMVLTSTLLGVLTIPLSFALAG, from the coding sequence ATGATAGCCGAATCGTTTCTTCAGATGCTCCCTATACTTTTGGTCGTTCTGGGTGGATATCTTGTCAGCGGACTGTACTCCATCAAGGTGCAGGATTTAGTGAAGGTAGTCTCCGACTTCTTTCTGCCGGCGCTCATCTTCATCTCCCTGACAGAGAGCAACCTCAGCGGACAAGCGATCGCCGACATGGCAAAAGCCTCCGCAGTGGTATGCATTCTCCTGTTTGCCGCTGCGTTCCTTTGGGCCAAGCTCGCCAAAGAGGACATCCGAAGTGCAGTCCCCCCCCTGGTATTCATGAACTCGGGCTTTCTAGGCATCCCGCTGATGAAGCTCTGGGGAGGCCTGGAAGCCATGAATCTCATTCTTATCTACGATCAGGTGCAGGGGATGTTCATGTTCACCCTGGGCATCATGGTCATAACCGGAGGCTTCAGTAAAAAGAGCTTCCTCTCGATGCTCCACTCCCCCATCCTCTGGTCTGTGGCATTGGGTTTTCTCTTTCGCTTGACACCGCTTTCCATGCCGCAAAGTTTGGTGAACACCTTCACCTTCGCAGGGGAAGCGGCCTCACCTCTGGCCGCTTTCGCCCTTGGCGTCTCAATAAGAACCATACAATATACGTTCTCATGGAATCTCATCGGAGCACTTCTGCTGCGCTTTGTCGGAGGGTACCTCATCGGCTATGTTGCAGTCCTGGCTTTCGGTCTGACCGGTTTGGCAAGGACCGTGGTGCTGGTCTCAACCGCCCTGCCCTCGGCCATGTTCACCAGCATCCTGCCGCTTCGCTACGGGCTGCCCAACCAGTTCGCCAGTACCATGGTGCTGACATCCACACTGTTGGGCGTCCTGACCATCCCCCTCTCATTTGCCTTGGCAGGCTAA
- a CDS encoding 4Fe-4S binding protein produces MKTLKKKRVRIRAIVQLVFFVWVVVVISLGTAAERGVSLPFTPSTASLHAICPFGGVVSAWNLITEGTLVRKIHDSSVVLGVLGILLALLFGPVICGWICPFGTFQEWVGRIGKKLFKRRYNTFIPYKVDRILRLLRYVVLVWVLVMTSVSATLVFQAYDPYYALFSFLRSEFSLTGTIILGIVVLLSLFVERPFCKYACPYGAFLGLFNKIRVFKIRRNEPTCISCSKCNHACPMNIDVQGGSVVRSAQCISCMECTSDRACPVPETVMTGLKSDKAMVSTNKIGLLTAGILVAGILLSVALGFWNTTSSKQPALIKSGEFAGLANPADIRGSYTYRDVLKSFTIPESVILQAFQSSSLDERLGNLETLWASVIPEGKEVGTDSIRLFVSLYTGIPYEAEETTLLPKSAIEVLISEGRNTDPNFERYTRDAVALPAGLSTQPAAAKTEDQGAAITFTGKTTLGDLLIAGYQQEDIEAILGPMKKTDAIKAIAEGQGLSFSEVKAKILEL; encoded by the coding sequence GTGAAAACTCTGAAGAAAAAGCGTGTTCGGATTCGGGCGATTGTGCAGTTGGTGTTCTTTGTCTGGGTGGTAGTGGTGATTTCCCTTGGAACGGCGGCAGAACGAGGAGTTTCGCTTCCATTCACCCCAAGTACTGCTTCTTTGCATGCAATCTGTCCATTCGGTGGAGTGGTGAGCGCATGGAATTTGATCACCGAAGGTACTTTGGTCAGGAAAATTCATGACTCATCCGTCGTTCTGGGGGTATTGGGCATCCTGCTTGCCCTCCTGTTCGGTCCGGTCATCTGTGGATGGATTTGTCCTTTTGGAACCTTTCAGGAGTGGGTGGGGCGCATCGGGAAGAAACTTTTCAAGCGTCGCTACAATACGTTCATTCCTTACAAGGTAGACCGGATTTTGCGATTGCTTCGTTATGTTGTGCTGGTTTGGGTGCTGGTGATGACCAGTGTTTCGGCAACCTTGGTGTTTCAGGCATATGACCCTTATTACGCACTTTTCTCCTTTTTACGCAGTGAATTCTCGCTTACAGGAACCATTATATTGGGCATCGTGGTGCTGCTTTCTCTCTTTGTGGAACGTCCGTTCTGCAAGTATGCGTGCCCTTACGGAGCCTTCTTGGGGCTTTTCAATAAAATCAGAGTCTTCAAAATCAGACGCAACGAGCCGACTTGCATCAGCTGCTCCAAGTGCAACCACGCCTGTCCGATGAACATCGATGTACAAGGCGGCTCGGTTGTGCGTTCGGCGCAGTGCATTTCCTGCATGGAGTGCACCAGCGACCGTGCGTGTCCGGTTCCTGAAACGGTGATGACCGGGTTGAAGTCCGACAAGGCTATGGTGTCGACAAACAAGATCGGATTGCTGACTGCAGGAATCTTGGTGGCAGGCATTCTCTTGTCTGTTGCATTGGGCTTTTGGAATACGACATCAAGCAAGCAGCCGGCACTGATAAAGAGCGGTGAATTTGCAGGCCTTGCAAATCCTGCCGACATCCGAGGATCGTATACCTATCGCGATGTGCTCAAAAGCTTTACGATTCCCGAATCAGTCATTTTGCAGGCGTTCCAAAGCTCATCACTGGACGAACGGTTGGGAAATTTGGAAACGCTGTGGGCTTCGGTGATTCCCGAGGGAAAGGAGGTCGGAACCGATTCAATCAGACTCTTCGTCTCTCTCTATACAGGAATACCCTATGAAGCGGAAGAGACGACATTGCTGCCCAAGAGCGCCATCGAGGTGTTGATCAGCGAAGGCAGGAATACCGATCCGAACTTCGAGCGATACACCCGTGATGCCGTAGCCCTTCCTGCAGGACTCTCAACCCAGCCGGCTGCCGCCAAGACCGAGGATCAGGGTGCTGCCATTACCTTTACCGGCAAGACGACCCTCGGGGATCTTCTTATTGCAGGCTATCAACAGGAGGACATTGAGGCCATTCTGGGTCCGATGAAGAAGACTGATGCCATCAAGGCGATTGCAGAAGGACAAGGGTTGAGTTTCTCAGAAGTTAAAGCAAAAATTCTGGAGCTTTAG
- a CDS encoding serpin family protein — MRTCTLSLLLLLIGFSAIAMPLQEEQGTTLSGEQQTALFTQSVQAFSDKLFFAADVAGRNRMISPLSVLLALGMTANGSVGATQQEMLAVLTDSSLTVEDLNQASLSYLKSAGKELSIANSLWLNDRMDLSSRFLSRVRKNYQAEARNLDFHTQKSTKVINDWVSDATRGAIDGIIDQVQPDVILYLINAISFKDAWRNEFEERSTRDMTFHAKTGDIRSPFLNQTSHYRYLHQNGASYLYLPYKNERYAMTAILPDEGGDVYTFLDTQKRAGFSSSLFAYLQQAEYENITLSFPKFESNYADGLVDELQRLGMKRCFDASLADFSAMLASNRPDAVIDEVLHKTFIRVDETGTEAAAVTAVIMKATSMAPTETLRLLFDRPFFYAILDLERNIPLFMGVLDNPKP, encoded by the coding sequence ATGCGCACGTGCACCCTAAGTCTTCTACTGCTTCTCATCGGTTTTTCCGCGATTGCCATGCCGTTGCAGGAAGAACAAGGAACCACCCTATCGGGTGAGCAACAGACTGCATTGTTTACACAATCGGTTCAAGCATTCTCCGACAAACTCTTTTTCGCTGCCGACGTTGCCGGCCGGAATCGAATGATTTCCCCCTTGTCGGTACTGCTCGCCCTCGGCATGACCGCCAATGGATCGGTTGGAGCCACCCAACAGGAAATGCTCGCAGTCCTCACCGATTCCTCACTCACTGTCGAGGATTTGAATCAGGCGAGCCTTTCCTATCTGAAGTCGGCGGGAAAGGAGCTGAGCATCGCCAACAGCCTATGGCTCAACGACAGGATGGATCTCTCTTCGCGTTTTCTCTCCCGTGTACGGAAAAACTACCAAGCTGAAGCAAGAAATCTTGATTTTCATACACAGAAGAGCACAAAAGTCATCAACGACTGGGTCAGCGACGCAACAAGGGGAGCCATCGACGGCATTATCGATCAGGTTCAACCCGATGTGATTCTCTACCTCATCAATGCCATCAGCTTCAAGGATGCATGGAGAAATGAATTCGAGGAGCGCTCTACCCGGGATATGACATTCCATGCCAAAACAGGAGACATTCGTTCACCATTCCTCAATCAGACAAGTCATTACAGGTACCTGCACCAAAATGGAGCTTCCTATCTTTACCTGCCCTACAAGAACGAGCGGTATGCGATGACGGCGATTCTTCCTGATGAGGGCGGTGATGTGTACACATTCTTGGATACGCAAAAGAGAGCGGGCTTTTCCTCCTCCCTCTTTGCGTATCTCCAGCAGGCAGAATACGAGAACATCACCCTATCCTTTCCTAAATTCGAAAGCAATTATGCCGACGGCTTGGTCGATGAACTTCAGCGTTTGGGAATGAAGCGCTGCTTCGATGCAAGTCTGGCTGATTTCTCGGCCATGCTTGCCTCAAACAGACCGGATGCGGTCATCGACGAGGTCTTGCACAAGACATTCATCCGAGTCGATGAAACAGGAACGGAAGCCGCCGCCGTCACCGCAGTCATCATGAAGGCGACCAGCATGGCACCAACAGAAACACTGCGACTGTTGTTCGACAGGCCTTTTTTCTATGCGATTTTGGATTTGGAAAGGAACATCCCGCTCTTTATGGGAGTCCTGGACAATCCGAAACCTTGA
- a CDS encoding MFS transporter → MRTKLGFGVGDLGGNLFFTIMGFYLLFYLTDVVGLLPALAGTALMIGKIWDAITDPITGYVSDRTRTRWGRRRPYMFIGSIISFFCMGLIFTPLQLSSQMRLFVYVTFLYCALNTAYTLVNIPYAALLPELTEDYNQRTILTGYRMSFAVVGTFVGAALVMPIIGMFSNVSVGWSMMGTFMGAVMLFSTLATIFAIKEPTYTGTSELEGFATTFVEVMKEKVFLSALLPWTFFITGTSMIQGALVYYFAYIFGNEGLFQLALVALLSFSLLCIPIWVQISKRIGKKACYMIGMSIMAAAVMLFSLLGKSLGPAFGVIVMGFAGVGLSTHYVMPHSILPDIVEYDAVTRNKGRREGVFSSLWTFSSKLGQALALALNGWILALFGYHSEQITELAQIGIILICGPLPLLWYLAGLWILRTYPIDRAYYEHLIATREAP, encoded by the coding sequence ATGCGCACCAAACTCGGATTCGGTGTAGGGGATTTGGGCGGTAATCTGTTTTTCACCATCATGGGGTTCTACCTGCTTTTTTATCTCACCGACGTTGTGGGTCTGCTTCCGGCTCTTGCCGGAACCGCATTGATGATCGGCAAGATCTGGGATGCCATCACCGACCCGATCACCGGCTATGTCTCCGATCGCACCCGCACCCGCTGGGGACGACGAAGGCCGTACATGTTCATAGGATCGATCATCTCCTTCTTCTGCATGGGCCTTATATTCACTCCCCTGCAGCTCTCCAGCCAAATGAGACTGTTCGTGTATGTGACGTTTCTTTACTGCGCACTCAATACGGCATACACGCTGGTCAATATTCCTTACGCAGCCTTGCTTCCCGAGCTTACCGAGGACTACAACCAGCGCACCATTCTCACCGGCTACCGCATGAGCTTTGCGGTGGTGGGAACCTTTGTCGGGGCCGCATTGGTGATGCCGATCATCGGCATGTTCAGCAATGTTTCCGTGGGATGGTCGATGATGGGTACCTTCATGGGAGCTGTCATGCTCTTCTCCACCTTGGCTACGATTTTCGCCATCAAGGAACCCACATATACCGGAACCAGTGAACTGGAGGGATTTGCAACCACGTTCGTGGAGGTGATGAAGGAGAAGGTATTTCTCTCGGCCCTGCTTCCCTGGACGTTCTTCATCACCGGCACTTCAATGATCCAAGGGGCGTTGGTCTACTACTTCGCCTACATTTTCGGCAACGAAGGGCTCTTCCAACTCGCCTTGGTCGCCCTGCTCTCCTTCAGCCTGCTCTGCATACCGATCTGGGTTCAGATCTCCAAGCGCATCGGCAAGAAAGCGTGCTACATGATCGGTATGTCCATCATGGCCGCAGCGGTCATGCTGTTCAGCCTGTTGGGCAAATCGCTCGGGCCCGCATTCGGAGTCATCGTCATGGGTTTTGCAGGAGTGGGTCTTTCCACCCACTATGTGATGCCCCACTCCATACTTCCGGACATTGTCGAGTACGATGCGGTAACACGAAACAAAGGAAGACGGGAGGGAGTGTTCTCCAGCTTGTGGACCTTCTCCAGCAAGCTCGGACAAGCACTCGCCCTTGCCTTGAACGGATGGATTCTTGCACTCTTCGGCTATCATAGCGAACAGATCACCGAGCTGGCACAAATCGGCATCATACTCATCTGCGGTCCGTTGCCGCTGCTGTGGTATCTTGCAGGACTTTGGATTCTGAGAACCTATCCCATCGACCGGGCTTACTACGAGCACTTGATTGCAACACGGGAAGCGCCGTGA